One Carassius auratus strain Wakin chromosome 16, ASM336829v1, whole genome shotgun sequence genomic window carries:
- the azin1a gene encoding antizyme inhibitor 1a isoform X1, whose product MPVRLRMSMKGTPDDPYFSVELLEGNAALRDVIDKHIHDQTLALKSAFLVADLGVIVRQQVRWRTKMDQIRPFYTIRSNSSPVVVEILAALGTGFVCSNKHELDLVKDFGVPSQDIILGGTCKQLSHIKYAAKHNIPLLVCDNEVELRKIARCHPKAKVLLLLTSERCCDREETALPFGSTLKDCRHLLERARELSLHVTGVKFNIPSCCQDAQAFSRAVSDARCVFDMAEELGFEMSVLDVGGGFDGSEAQLDEVNQMLKPMLDMYFPLSTGLTIIAEPGAYYVSSAFTLAVNIIAKKTVARDFSGQPHNALSANDEPEFLYYMNDGVYGSFSSKLLCEDSIPMPLAHKEVSAEEPLFSSSLWGPSDDDLDQVLERCLLPELSVGDWLLFSNAGATFSNGEEHNPPVFYSITESDWQELHNCGITLDVRMKNFSLVPCCLQANISEASLSTPA is encoded by the exons ATGCCAGTCAGATTACGGATGAGTATGAAGGGAACGCCGGATGATCCGTACTTTTCTGTTGAGCTGCTGGAAGGAAACGCAGCTCTCCGAGATGTGATCGATAAACACATCCACGATCAAACTCTT gcACTGAAGAGTGCATTTTTGGTTGCCGACTTAGGGGTGATTGTGCGGCAGCAAGTTCGCTGGAGAACTAAAATGGACCAGATTCGGCCGTTCTACACAATCAGGAGCAACAGCAGCCCTGTGGTCGTAGAAATCCTGGCGGCTCTCGGCACGGGCTTCGTTTGTTCAAACAAA CATGAGCTGGACTTGGTGAAAGACTTTGGCGTCCCGTCTCAGGACATCATTCTCGGCGGCACGTGCAAACAGCTCTCCCATATCAAATACGCAGCCAAACACAACATCCCCCTCCTGGTTTGTGATAACGAGGTGGAGCTGAGGAAGATTGCACGATGCCATCCCAAAGCAAA GGTGTTGCTGCTGTTGACATCGGAGAGGTGCTGCGATCGAGAGGAGACGGCCCTACCGTTCGGCTCCACACTAAAGGACTGCAGACATCTGCTGGAGCGTGCCAGAGAGCTCAGCTTGCACGTTACAGGAGTCAA ATTCAACATTCCCAGTTGTTGTCAGGATGCACAAGCGTTCTCTCGTGCGGTTTCTGACGCCCGCTGTGTCTTTGATATGGCG GAGGAGCTGGGCTTTGAGATGAGTGTTCTGGACGTCGGAGGTGGCTTTGATGGAAGTGAGGCGCAGTTAGACGAG GTCAACCAGATGCTGAAGCCCATGCTGGACATGTATTTCCCTCTTTCGACCGGATTGACCATCATCGCTGAACCCGGAGCTTATTATGTGTCTTCTGCCTTCACGCTGGCCGTGAATATAATCGCCAAGAAAACAGTGGCTCGTGATTTCAGTGGTCAACCACACA aTGCACTGTCTGCAAACGATGAGCCTGAGTTTCTCTACTACATGAACGATGGGGTTTATGGGTCTTTTTCCAGTAAGCTACTGTGTGAAGATTCAATACCAATGCCTTTGGCACACAAG GAGGTGAGCGCAGAAGAGCCGCTGTTCTCCAGCAGTCTGTGGGGTCCGTCTGATGATGATCTGGATCAGGTCCTGGAGCGATGTCTGCTGCCGGAGCTCAGTGTCGGAGACTGGCTGCTCTTCAGCAACGCCGGGGCCACATTCAGTAACGGAGAGGAACACAACCCACCCGTCTTCTACAGCATCACTGAATCCGACTG GCAAGAGCTTCATAATTGTGGAATCACGTTGGACGTGAGGATGAAGAATTTCTCTCTGGTACCATGCTGCCTGCAAGCAAACATATCTGAAGCATCCCTTTCCACCCCGGCGTGA
- the azin1a gene encoding antizyme inhibitor 1a isoform X2, translating to MSMKGTPDDPYFSVELLEGNAALRDVIDKHIHDQTLALKSAFLVADLGVIVRQQVRWRTKMDQIRPFYTIRSNSSPVVVEILAALGTGFVCSNKHELDLVKDFGVPSQDIILGGTCKQLSHIKYAAKHNIPLLVCDNEVELRKIARCHPKAKVLLLLTSERCCDREETALPFGSTLKDCRHLLERARELSLHVTGVKFNIPSCCQDAQAFSRAVSDARCVFDMAEELGFEMSVLDVGGGFDGSEAQLDEVNQMLKPMLDMYFPLSTGLTIIAEPGAYYVSSAFTLAVNIIAKKTVARDFSGQPHNALSANDEPEFLYYMNDGVYGSFSSKLLCEDSIPMPLAHKEVSAEEPLFSSSLWGPSDDDLDQVLERCLLPELSVGDWLLFSNAGATFSNGEEHNPPVFYSITESDWQELHNCGITLDVRMKNFSLVPCCLQANISEASLSTPA from the exons ATGAGTATGAAGGGAACGCCGGATGATCCGTACTTTTCTGTTGAGCTGCTGGAAGGAAACGCAGCTCTCCGAGATGTGATCGATAAACACATCCACGATCAAACTCTT gcACTGAAGAGTGCATTTTTGGTTGCCGACTTAGGGGTGATTGTGCGGCAGCAAGTTCGCTGGAGAACTAAAATGGACCAGATTCGGCCGTTCTACACAATCAGGAGCAACAGCAGCCCTGTGGTCGTAGAAATCCTGGCGGCTCTCGGCACGGGCTTCGTTTGTTCAAACAAA CATGAGCTGGACTTGGTGAAAGACTTTGGCGTCCCGTCTCAGGACATCATTCTCGGCGGCACGTGCAAACAGCTCTCCCATATCAAATACGCAGCCAAACACAACATCCCCCTCCTGGTTTGTGATAACGAGGTGGAGCTGAGGAAGATTGCACGATGCCATCCCAAAGCAAA GGTGTTGCTGCTGTTGACATCGGAGAGGTGCTGCGATCGAGAGGAGACGGCCCTACCGTTCGGCTCCACACTAAAGGACTGCAGACATCTGCTGGAGCGTGCCAGAGAGCTCAGCTTGCACGTTACAGGAGTCAA ATTCAACATTCCCAGTTGTTGTCAGGATGCACAAGCGTTCTCTCGTGCGGTTTCTGACGCCCGCTGTGTCTTTGATATGGCG GAGGAGCTGGGCTTTGAGATGAGTGTTCTGGACGTCGGAGGTGGCTTTGATGGAAGTGAGGCGCAGTTAGACGAG GTCAACCAGATGCTGAAGCCCATGCTGGACATGTATTTCCCTCTTTCGACCGGATTGACCATCATCGCTGAACCCGGAGCTTATTATGTGTCTTCTGCCTTCACGCTGGCCGTGAATATAATCGCCAAGAAAACAGTGGCTCGTGATTTCAGTGGTCAACCACACA aTGCACTGTCTGCAAACGATGAGCCTGAGTTTCTCTACTACATGAACGATGGGGTTTATGGGTCTTTTTCCAGTAAGCTACTGTGTGAAGATTCAATACCAATGCCTTTGGCACACAAG GAGGTGAGCGCAGAAGAGCCGCTGTTCTCCAGCAGTCTGTGGGGTCCGTCTGATGATGATCTGGATCAGGTCCTGGAGCGATGTCTGCTGCCGGAGCTCAGTGTCGGAGACTGGCTGCTCTTCAGCAACGCCGGGGCCACATTCAGTAACGGAGAGGAACACAACCCACCCGTCTTCTACAGCATCACTGAATCCGACTG GCAAGAGCTTCATAATTGTGGAATCACGTTGGACGTGAGGATGAAGAATTTCTCTCTGGTACCATGCTGCCTGCAAGCAAACATATCTGAAGCATCCCTTTCCACCCCGGCGTGA